The genomic segment AATACTCCACAAGCAAACCCACGAGCAATTACTTTAGGATTACCTTCAAGACGAAGCAAGCGTAAATAGTAATAACGGAAGGTACGTAAACATTTAAGTCGTTTCTGTCTAGAGTTAAAAACCCTGGATTGTTTTCTGGTTTTGTTATACATTGAGTCTTATTCTTCGGTTTGTTCTTGATTAGGTTGACCTGGAGAAGAATCATAGAGAGCATCTAGTTTTTGTCTTGCATCTTCTACAGATACTGAACGCATAACTAACAAGGGTTCTTTGATTACTCTTCCTTGATCATCGATTAACTCAGGATGACTCACTACTGTTTCTTTAGTTTTAGCCCGAGGGTATTTACGGGTAGAGTCATAGCTAACATTAATCAAACTGCGGATTAAATTGCTAATAGCGAG from the Gloeocapsa sp. DLM2.Bin57 genome contains:
- a CDS encoding DUF2973 domain-containing protein; translation: MLHILYIMAFTVIAFLAISNLIRSLINVSYDSTRKYPRAKTKETVVSHPELIDDQGRVIKEPLLVMRSVSVEDARQKLDALYDSSPGQPNQEQTEE